Within the Solwaraspora sp. WMMA2056 genome, the region GCTGGTGAAGACCCGGCTCTGCCCACCGGCGACGCCGACCGAAGCGGCCCGGATCGCGGCGGCGGCGCTGCTGGACACGATGGCTGCGGTACGGGACACCGCCGGGGTCGAGCCGGTGCTGGCCCTGGCCGGCCGGTTCGCCGACGCCGACGTCACCGCCGGAACGGCCGCCGAGTTGACGGCGGCGACCGCCGGCTGGCGGGTGCTGGTGCAGCGCGGGTCGGGGCTCGCCGACCGGTTGGCGAACGCGCACGCCGACGTGGCGGACGCCTGGCCGGGGCGGCAGGTGCTGCAGATCGGGATGGACACGCCACAGCTGACGCCCGCGCGGTTGGCGTCGGCCGTCGACCGGTTGACCGAGGCCGGTGCGGTGCTCGGCCCGGCCGCCGACGGCGGCTGGTGGGCGCTGGGCCTGCGGGATCCACGCGACGCTGACGCGCTGCGGGCCGTACCGATGTCCACTGCCCGGACCGGACGACGCACCTGGCTCGCCTTGGTCGGGCGCGGCCTGGCCCCGGTACGCCTGCCGGTGCTGCGCGACGTCGACGAGTGGCCCGACGCGGTGGCGGTGGCGCGAGGTGTCCCCGGCAGCCGGTTCGCCCGCCAGGTCGCGGCGGTGC harbors:
- a CDS encoding DUF2064 domain-containing protein, encoding MTVLLVMAKSPVAGLVKTRLCPPATPTEAARIAAAALLDTMAAVRDTAGVEPVLALAGRFADADVTAGTAAELTAATAGWRVLVQRGSGLADRLANAHADVADAWPGRQVLQIGMDTPQLTPARLASAVDRLTEAGAVLGPAADGGWWALGLRDPRDADALRAVPMSTARTGRRTWLALVGRGLAPVRLPVLRDVDEWPDAVAVARGVPGSRFARQVAAVRRCRPAMSAEADR